From the genome of Syntrophales bacterium:
AGATTTGCACAAAACTGCCCTGAAACACCAGGCGGATAGGGATCTTCGTGTACAGTTCTTCAGAAACGGGAGCCTGGGGCTGGAGGGTCGCCAGGGTGATCTGCCGCTCCTTCATGCGGGCATGCAGCTTTTTGATCAGGGCGCCCATCTCGATATGCGGCGGAATGCGGAGAAAAAGGTTTGCCGTGTCATTCTGCACCTGACTGCGAGCTGTTTTGAGGCTATTAATATTTCCTTCCGCCAGTTTCAGATCCGTCCATTCCCGTTCCGCGTAGTCCTTTTCCTGCTGCAACTGGCGCTTATGGGTAAAGCTGTTGCCCCCAATCCAAAGGAGGCCGCCGATGACGGTTACGAGGACAATGGCCAGACCGGCGCGGTCCAGATATCGGATCATTTTGCTCTTCACGGCGCCTCCTTCGCAAGATCGCATTCAATCTGAAACTGCACCAAAGCAGTCCCCGAGAGCTTGTCCTGCGATTCCTGTGCGGATTTCAATACCACCAGCCGGAACATCGGCTCGCCGGAAAGCCGCTGAATAAATGTACCGAGGGCTTCATGGGAATGGGAAAACCCCATCAGACTGAGATGCAGAGTGCGGTCCTGGGCGGTATCTAAGACAAGCTGCTGCAGCCAGGTCATATCATTCATGATGTCGGCCAGCTTCGCCAGTAGCGAGGAGTACGATCGCCGTTGCTCAATCAAGGCGACCAATTGCCCCTGTACCCGGCGGGCAATGTCGAGTTCATTCTGCTCTTTTCGGATGTCGCCAACTATTTTTGTAAGGGTCGCTGCCTTAACTTTTATGGCGCCCTGCCGGTTCTGTGTTTCCTCGTACACCCTGCGATTCTGATATCCGTGGGCGGCCAAAATGAGCGCGGCCATCACAACCAGAATACTTAGCCATAAAAGGAGGTGGCGGATCAGGCTGCTCCGTTCCAGTATTTCCCCGGGGATCAGATTGATGTCTCTTACAGCCATGGCAATTCTCGCATAGCCAACCCCAGCGCCGGCGCCTGGGAAATCTCCCCGGACTGCGGCAGGGGACGTTTAATGCCGGCAATGTCTAAATGGTCTTTAAGATTAACAAGTTGAACTGGTATGTCCACCTGTTTTTCTATATAGCTGTCCAGATGGGAAATCAGGCCCGCCAGGCCGTACAGGTAAAGCTTGCCAAAGACCACATTTTCCCGGATGGAACGCACATAGCCTATCGCATTGTGACAATCATAGGCCAACCCATTGACGGTGGGCGAGATAATCTGGAAGATGGCACGGGAAATATTCCTGATCTCGCCATCCAGCCCGTTGTCAGCGGTTTCCTCTTCCAGGATATTCCCCTGTTCCATGTATCCCAAACCGTAGGTCGAAAGCAGCTTGACCGACTCCGGGCCTCCCGCCGGCAGCGCCAGACTGGTCTCCACCTTTTCCCGCAGCAACTGGAGCCCCCAGGAAATTTCCGAAATGGAAAGGATCCCTTCGCCGGTGATCACGGCCAGCATAATACCGGTGCGTCCGAGATGGCAAATAATATCGGCCTGATCCGTAGGGGCAAACAGGCCACGATGAAGACGGATAAGGGAAGCCACGTAGAAATCGATGACCTCTGCCTTAAACCCTGCCCGGCGCAGGACGGCGAGCCAAAGGTCAACAACCTGTCGGCGGGCGGCCACAACGGTGGCATGGCAGCTCTCCTTGATCTGGAAGAGAGAGGGATAATCGATCAAGGCCTCCTCTATGGGATAGGATAGTAATTTCGAGGCCTCACGGAGGATGCCCTCCTCGGGATCTTCCTGGGGGTTGAAGGGGAAGTGAATGGGGAAGAACGACAGATCCTGGAGAGGGAGATTGAAGACCACCCGCCGCCCTGTGAAGAAACCACAGGAGTGGACCGTCTTCAGGGCATCAACAAGTGCTTCATCTTTCCCTGCATCTGCTCCGGACTGCGCGGGGAGCGGCAGGCACAACAGTCCTCGCACCCGAGGACCATGGCGACCCTTCCGGAACTGGGCGGCAGTAAGACACCCATCATTCAGGTCAATGCCAATCGGATATGTCGTCGCCAATTCACGCATTTTGTTCGTTTAGTCCACCTATCTACTAATGTCAATGACAATAACTATTCACCGTCGCTTACGGCCCGTACACCTGCGGCTCGCTCTTCAGGAATAACGTCCTTACCCGGTTGTTTTTGGTATCGCCGATATAGATGCGGCCGCCGCCTTTAGTCATCCCCAGGGCGACGCCGGCAGGGGATCTGAGCCAAGCCTGCGCTGCCGGCTGGTTGTCTCCATTGTATCCGTTGTTTGTCTTGGTGCCGGCCATGGTGCGGATGACGCCGTGGTCGATGGTAGCGGCGGGGTTATTTACCAGCCGTAAGGCATGGTTGCCCGTATCGGCAATATAGATGTTTCCCGCCCCATCCACGGCGACCGCCTGGGGGATGTTGAGCTGAGCCGCCGTCGCGGCTGCCCCATCTCCCGAATAACCCGCTGATCCCACACCGGCCACCGTGCTGATGATGCTGTTTGTATTGACGATCTTCCGGATACAATGGTTGTTCGTATCGGCAATATAAAGATCGTTTACCATGTTGATAAAAATCCCTGTGGGGGTGTCTAACTGCGCGGCAGCACAAATGCCTCCATCGCCGGAATAGCCTGCCACCCCCGTACCGGCCACCGTGGTGATTTCGTCATTTTTTATCTTCCTGATCCGATGATTGTTCGTATCGGTAATAAAGATGTCCCCTTTGCTATCGATAGCAACGCCCTGAGGCCCATTGAGCTGCGCCGCAGTCGCATCGCCCTTATCCCCGGAATAGCCCGCTACCCCTGTACCTGCCACCGTAATGATATTGCTGCAGTTGCTGCTGCAACTGCTATCGGTGATAACTCCGGCGACGGCCTTCACTTGGCGAATCTTGTTGTTTACCGTATCGGCGATATATAGATTTCCCGAGGTGTCAACGGCAACGCCTGTCGGTGAATTCAATGTGGTATTTACCGCCAGGATGTTGTCGACCGGATACCCTGCCGGTTCGGTGGCGGTGCCGGTGCCGGCGACGGTGACGAGGGCGTTGGTCGCCGTATCCAGCTTCCGTATGCGGTGATTTGCGGAATCGGCGATATAGAGAAACAGCTTTTTCAGGACGGCATCGTAGTATGTGGCCATCCCTTGGGGGGAGTTCAGACCGGGACCCACCGTCATGGGCAGGGTGGAGATGATGTTAGTGAGGCTCACCTGCCGGAGGCAGGAGTTGTTGGTATCGGCAATGATTACCTCGCCCGTGTTTTTCACACAGACGCCCGTCGGCCAGTCAATCCGCGCCGTGGTTGCCGTCCCTCCGTCTCCGGAATAACCGGCGACGCCGGCGGTGTTGACAATGGTATTGATATACCCATCGGCCGCCGTCACTTTTCTGATCCGGTGATTTCCGGAATCGGCAATAAAGATATTTCCGCTGGCATCCACCCAGACCCCATAAGGGCTGTTGAGCCGCGCCAAAGTTGCGGCCCCTCCGTCAACCGCATAACCGTTGGAGGTCCCGGCGATGGTACTGATATACCCATCGGCCGCCGTCACTTTTCTGATCCGATCATTTCCCGTGTCGGAGATAAAGATGTTCATGTCGCTGTCCACAAAAACCGACCGCGGGCCATTGAGCGTAGCCGCTGTGGCGGCGCCTCCGTCACCCAGTGGATGTGTACCATCGGTTCGATTACCGGACGTGTTTACGATGGTCGTGATGATGCCGGTGGCTACCGTCACTTTTCTGATCCGATTGTTGCCCGTATCGGTAATGTTTTTGTCCATATCGGCGATATAGAGATTTCCCAGTGCATCCGCCCAGACTCCTGAGGGACTGTTGAGCCGTGCCGCCATAGCGAGGCCTTCGTCTCCCGATGAACCGCCGCCGCCGGTCGTGTTGACTACCGTGCTGATGATGCCCGCCGCTATTTTACGGATGCGGTTGTTATTCGTGTCGGCGATGTAGATATTCCCCGAGGTATCAACACAGACACCACTCGGGGAATCGAGTTGGGCCAGGGTCGCCAGTCCGCCGTCACCGCTGAATCCGCTCTTGCCTGTGCCCGCTACCCGGAGAATGGCGCCGGACAGGGCATCCATCTTCCAGATTGAGTGGTTGTCATAATCGGCAAAAATGATGTTGCCGGCGCTGTCGGCACAGGCCTGTCTGGGTTTTGCGACCGGCGGCAGGGGATTCGAGATATTGTAGCGGAAGGACTTATTTACCGGTCGTAAAGCATACGGGGCCGTCACCGAGACGATGATGGCATCCTTGTAATCGATCAGCGCCGAGTAGGTAGCGGTATCCGGACCAAACACCTTCCGATTGTAGGTTCTACCCTGATAGGGATAATCTTCTCCGGCCGGGACGGTGCGCCAGGAGGGATCCCCCGTCAGTTTCCACACGGACTGTTCGATGACGGCCAGTTGATCGAGATAGGTCTGCGCGTCAACGGTCCGGTTGGTGGCCATCCTGCCCTGCATGCCCGCTTTAAAATTCAGGGACATGGCCGTCACGGCCAGCAGAAGCAGCAGAGCAAGCAGGATAACGAGGATAAACCCTTTTTCTTTCCTTGGCTTGGCATGAAAATCCCCCCATCCCCCCTTTGTCAAAGGGGGGTAAGGGGGGATTTTCATGCTTCTTTGTGCCCGTGACGGGCATGGAGGGTTAGACATTAATCCACCCATCTGGCCCTGGCGGTCGTTTGCAGGGTGACCGCCTTGCTTCCCTGCTGCAGCGTCAGGACGATTTCCACGATGCCTGGCG
Proteins encoded in this window:
- the pilM gene encoding pilus assembly protein PilM yields the protein MRELATTYPIGIDLNDGCLTAAQFRKGRHGPRVRGLLCLPLPAQSGADAGKDEALVDALKTVHSCGFFTGRRVVFNLPLQDLSFFPIHFPFNPQEDPEEGILREASKLLSYPIEEALIDYPSLFQIKESCHATVVAARRQVVDLWLAVLRRAGFKAEVIDFYVASLIRLHRGLFAPTDQADIICHLGRTGIMLAVITGEGILSISEISWGLQLLREKVETSLALPAGGPESVKLLSTYGLGYMEQGNILEEETADNGLDGEIRNISRAIFQIISPTVNGLAYDCHNAIGYVRSIRENVVFGKLYLYGLAGLISHLDSYIEKQVDIPVQLVNLKDHLDIAGIKRPLPQSGEISQAPALGLAMRELPWL
- a CDS encoding PilN domain-containing protein: MAVRDINLIPGEILERSSLIRHLLLWLSILVVMAALILAAHGYQNRRVYEETQNRQGAIKVKAATLTKIVGDIRKEQNELDIARRVQGQLVALIEQRRSYSSLLAKLADIMNDMTWLQQLVLDTAQDRTLHLSLMGFSHSHEALGTFIQRLSGEPMFRLVVLKSAQESQDKLSGTALVQFQIECDLAKEAP
- a CDS encoding type 4a pilus biogenesis protein PilO, which encodes MKSKMIRYLDRAGLAIVLVTVIGGLLWIGGNSFTHKRQLQQEKDYAEREWTDLKLAEGNINSLKTARSQVQNDTANLFLRIPPHIEMGALIKKLHARMKERQITLATLQPQAPVSEELYTKIPIRLVFQGSFVQIYRFFYDVETMEQLLIPGKITISGPESAQGNCQVELTLLAFETKAPGPGR